In one window of Microbacterium sp. PM5 DNA:
- a CDS encoding TetR/AcrR family transcriptional regulator C-terminal domain-containing protein → MSTVRPHLDLERIIDAAIAIADESGLDAASMRAVAERLGVTPMALYKHLADRAALVDAMLDRVLADVARPAPTASWDDAVRSRIMATRAALSSHAWTRQAIETREHATPRVLAHMDALMADMFAGGLSADLVHHAMHALSTRMWGFTRDVLPTPVPPDDPRERAAAMAAFATTYPAIIRMATTAPHAGQACDDDAEFAFALDLLLDGIQRRHEQSWTSTEAGDAPRR, encoded by the coding sequence GTGTCAACCGTGCGTCCACACCTCGACCTGGAGCGCATCATCGACGCCGCGATCGCCATCGCCGACGAGAGCGGCCTCGACGCGGCGAGCATGCGTGCGGTCGCAGAGCGCCTGGGCGTGACACCGATGGCGCTGTACAAGCACCTGGCCGATCGTGCCGCCCTGGTAGATGCGATGCTCGACCGCGTCCTTGCCGACGTCGCTCGCCCCGCGCCCACCGCCTCGTGGGACGACGCCGTGCGCTCGCGGATCATGGCAACGCGCGCAGCCCTGTCGTCGCACGCCTGGACCCGACAGGCGATCGAGACGCGCGAGCACGCCACGCCTCGCGTTCTCGCGCACATGGACGCACTCATGGCCGACATGTTCGCGGGTGGGCTGTCAGCCGATCTCGTGCATCACGCGATGCACGCATTGAGCACCCGCATGTGGGGCTTCACCCGCGACGTGCTGCCCACACCGGTGCCCCCCGACGATCCCCGGGAGCGCGCCGCCGCGATGGCCGCGTTCGCGACGACCTACCCGGCGATCATCCGCATGGCCACGACCGCGCCGCACGCCGGGCAGGCCTGCGACGACGACGCGGAGTTCGCCTTCGCCCTCGACCTGCTGCTCGACGGCATCCAACGTCGACACGAGCAGTCGTGGACGTCGACCGAAGCCGGTGACGCACCCCGCCGGTAA
- a CDS encoding GNAT family protein, whose product MPHPPLVTLRARTAADVDALYRVAADLDTWEERTPSRPSPLTRSAFEKRLTDATNGSSTRSIEFVIDVDGAAVGSVSLFGFDDLAHHAEIGIAVLAEHRGRGIGSAALAQMVEFAFVRCNLRRVHLQAISSNTGAIRVYEKAGFVREGRLREHAWVRGAYEDMVVLGLLRAEWERKDG is encoded by the coding sequence ATGCCGCACCCTCCCCTCGTCACACTGCGCGCTCGCACCGCCGCCGATGTCGACGCCCTGTACCGCGTCGCCGCCGACCTGGACACGTGGGAGGAGCGCACGCCGTCGCGCCCGTCGCCGCTGACGAGGTCGGCTTTCGAGAAGCGGCTCACCGATGCCACGAACGGCTCGAGTACGCGCAGCATCGAGTTCGTGATCGACGTCGACGGCGCCGCAGTCGGCAGCGTGAGCCTGTTCGGCTTCGACGACCTCGCCCACCACGCCGAGATCGGCATCGCCGTGCTCGCCGAACATCGCGGGCGCGGCATCGGATCCGCGGCCCTCGCCCAGATGGTGGAGTTCGCGTTCGTGCGCTGCAACCTGCGCCGGGTGCACCTGCAGGCGATCAGCTCGAACACGGGCGCGATCCGCGTCTACGAGAAGGCGGGTTTCGTCAGGGAAGGCCGCTTGCGCGAGCATGCGTGGGTGCGCGGCGCCTACGAGGACATGGTGGTTCTCGGGCTGTTGCGCGCGGAGTGGGAGCGCAAGGACGGCTGA